In Topomyia yanbarensis strain Yona2022 chromosome 2, ASM3024719v1, whole genome shotgun sequence, one DNA window encodes the following:
- the LOC131679379 gene encoding uncharacterized protein LOC131679379, which yields MTFTSRSWEYQNVILCVVLNHVRATNRHTADGNELFFNLLEPGTIKILLQNRLPVLQNTKLGWVVSGGYECPKQSEESSLPLYLLASCDDLLSKQLQQFWELQVYANTKPYFSNQETQCEDHFLKYTIRNEFGHFVARLPFQKNPTILGDSREIELLHLERKVDKNPQLLEQNHAFLREYVELGHMLLAASSVARRPIFLPHHCIVKEASTTTKSRVVLGAFAKTTRRKHFNDLLMAGPVL from the coding sequence ATGACGTTTACATCTCGCAGCTGGGAGTACCAAAACGTTATTCTGTGCGTAGTTTTAAATCACGTCCGTGCTACCAATCGGCATACTGCTGATGGGAACGAGCTCTTTTTCAACTTACTCGAACCAGGAACTATCAAGATCTTACTACAGAACCGGTTGCCTGTCCTTCAAAATACCAAACTAGGATGGGTGGTTTCAGGTGGATATGAATGTCCCAAACAATCGGAAGAATCGAGCTTACCATTATACCTACTGGCTTCTTGTGATGACCTTCTATCGAAACAGTTACAACAATTCTGGGAGCTCCAAGTGTACGCTAACACTAAACCGTACTTCAGTAACCAAGAAACACAGTGTGAGGATCACTTTCTGAAGTACACTATTCGCAACGAGTTTGGACATTTCGTAGCGCGTCTTCCATTCCAAAAAAATCCCACCATCTTGGGCGACTCTAGAGAAATAGAACTACTCCACCTTGAGCGGAAAGTGGACAAAAATCCGCAGCTTTTGGAGCAAAATCATGCCTTTTTACGCGAATACGTCGAACTAGGGCATATGTTGTTGGCTGCTTCATCGGTTGCAAGACGTCCTATCTTTCTTCCCCACCACTGCATCGTCAAGGAAGCTAGCACAACCACGAAAAGCCGTGTGGTTTTGGGCGCATTTGCTAAAACTACTAGGCGGAAGCATTTTAACGATCTTCTTATGGCGGGACCAGTTCTGTAG